The Bacteriovorax sp. PP10 nucleotide sequence ACACCAGTTGATTTTACAGTTTTGCGTCCAGAGTTTATTGCTCCGACTTTTAGTCTTGCAAGTATTATTGGAGTAGGAATTCCTTTGTTTATTGTGACGATGACTTCTCAAAATATGACTGGAGTTGCTGTCATAAAGGCCTTTGACTACAAACCACAGATTTCAAAGATTATCGGTTGGTCAGGGTTTGTGAACCTTCTCATTGCACCTTTTGGTGGCTACACAATTAACCTAGCCGCTTTGACTGCTGCGATTTGTATGGGGCCTGAATCGCATCCCGATGAGACTAAGCGCTACACTGCAGCTATCAGTTCAGGGATTATCTATATTTTTATTGGCCTGTTTTCGAGTGCAATTGTTGGAATTTTTGTGGCGTTTCCAAAAGAGTTGATCATGACTATTGCCGGACTTGCTTTAATTGGTACTATCAATAGTGGGATCATTTCTGCAGTTCATCACGAAGCAGACCGCGAAGCTTCAATGATGACGTTTTTTGTCACAGCTTCAGGTGTTTCACTTTTTGGAATTGGATCGGCCTTTTGGGGATTAGTTGCAGGATGTGTTTTCAGTTTGATTTTAAAATTAAGAAAGTAAGGACGTTCGATGGAAGAGAAAATTGAAATTAAAGATCTCTTAAGCGAAGAAGAAAACCAGATTAAGAGTATGGAAGACCTGGTTAACCAGGCGCTGGAAGATGAAAAATTTCTCAGTACAAAACTTCACGAAGTCGAAAATGACGATGAAGCGACGTTTGGGCAAAAGGTTTCTGATAAAGTGGCCGACTTCGGCGGAAGCTGGACTTTCATTA carries:
- a CDS encoding benzoate/H(+) symporter BenE family transporter yields the protein MKNIMNDFSLSTIVAGFIAVLVGYTSSAVIVFQAATAAGASAAQAGAWLGIICVAMGILTISLSAKYKIPIMFAWSTPGAALLITSVGGFTLSEVIGVFIFSAAMIFLCGVTGFFEKMMNKIPVGIASAMLAGILLHFAFEVFTSMKTQIVLSMVMFFTYMIGRRFFQRYNIIVVLVFGVMVAWLQNLLHFTPVDFTVLRPEFIAPTFSLASIIGVGIPLFIVTMTSQNMTGVAVIKAFDYKPQISKIIGWSGFVNLLIAPFGGYTINLAALTAAICMGPESHPDETKRYTAAISSGIIYIFIGLFSSAIVGIFVAFPKELIMTIAGLALIGTINSGIISAVHHEADREASMMTFFVTASGVSLFGIGSAFWGLVAGCVFSLILKLRK